The Terriglobales bacterium genome contains the following window.
GATCACTGCGATCGACCGCCTGGCGGACATCACGGATTTCTACGCCTTCGTGAGCTATGACAATCCGGACAAGGTCACGCTCATTCTGGACGTGGACCCGCTGCTTGAGCCCTCCAACGGACCCAACTACTTCCCCTTCGATCCCAACATCACGTATGCGATCCGGGTGGACAACAACCATGACGGCATCGAGGATGTCGTCTTCGAGTTCCGTTTCCAGACCGAGTACCGACTCCCCGGCGTGTTCACCGCGCATGTGGGCGCGGGCGACGGCATTCCCGCCGGTCCCAGCTCACCGGCGCCGGTAGCGCCGGGCTCGCCGCTGATTCCCCCGGCGATTACGGCGCTCGACGGCTGCGAGCCCGGAGCCTGCTCCATCGGCCTGGGCCTGCGCCAGACCTACACCGTCACCATGGTGAAGAACGGCGTGCGCACCATGTTGAACGGCGGGCAGAAGCTGATTGCGGTGCCGTCGAATGTGGGCCCGCGCACCATGCCCAACTGGCCCAAGCTGTACTCCGATGGCATCTACACGCTGGCCAACGGAATCAAGGTGTGGGCGGGCACAGCCGACGATCCGTTCTGGATCGATTTGGGCGCGGCTTTCGACTCGCTGAACTTCCGCGCCTCCGGCTTCATCCTGCCGGGTGTGCTGACCGACGCGCAGGAAGCCGACGACCACGCCAACTTCGCGGCTGATGACGTCTCCGGTTTCAACGTGAACGCCATCGCCATCGAAGTGCCTATCACCATGCTGACCAGCGACGGCCAGAAGCATCCCGCCGGCGATCCGCGGGCGACCATCGGGACTTGGGGCACGACTTCGCGCCCGCAGGTAACCGTCCTTCGCAAGGTCGGCAAAGCCAGCACCACGTCCGCTTCGCTGCGCCAGGTGCAGCGTATGGGCAACGCCCTGTTCAACGAACTGATCATCGGCACCGGTTCCAAGGACCGCTTCAGCATGGACCAGCCGAAGAACGATAAGCAGTTCGCGAGTTTCGCCCTCGATCCGCTGCTGGCGCGGGTGATCAACGCCGTGTATCCGGCGGCCTTCGGAGTGGATGTGCCCATCCCGGCGCCTCCACGAGCGGACCTGCTGCCCCTGGTGCAGTACGCGAACCACGGAGCACTGGTGGCGGCAGTGGGCGGGTTCGCGAATC
Protein-coding sequences here:
- a CDS encoding DUF4331 domain-containing protein, whose translation is MTRPAVRSITALLLAVFLMVPQGLLAANHREAPITAIDRLADITDFYAFVSYDNPDKVTLILDVDPLLEPSNGPNYFPFDPNITYAIRVDNNHDGIEDVVFEFRFQTEYRLPGVFTAHVGAGDGIPAGPSSPAPVAPGSPLIPPAITALDGCEPGACSIGLGLRQTYTVTMVKNGVRTMLNGGQKLIAVPSNVGPRTMPNWPKLYSDGIYTLANGIKVWAGTADDPFWIDLGAAFDSLNFRASGFILPGVLTDAQEADDHANFAADDVSGFNVNAIAIEVPITMLTSDGQKHPAGDPRATIGTWGTTSRPQVTVLRKVGKASTTSASLRQVQRMGNALFNELIIGTGSKDRFSMDQPKNDKQFASFALDPLLARVINAVYPAAFGVDVPIPAPPRADLLPLVQYANHGALVAAVGGFANPNLPAGPVADILRLNTGVPPTPQNQIKRMGLLAGDAAGYPNGRRLEDDVTDISARAVAGILVFGLNTFPYNRIGDGVNANDASYQPSFPYLGYAWDGRNSRHVDPGEDGCNGGTCTVN